A region of Paraburkholderia sp. BL23I1N1 DNA encodes the following proteins:
- a CDS encoding propionate--CoA ligase yields the protein MCGSTHRFLAKSNSRTTRQPLTHAAEGSPPMTTYRDFHRRSIENPEDFWREQAQRIHWQTPFDAVLDRSNPPFARWFVGGRTNLCHNAVDRHLAERAQQNALVYVSTETGIERRYTYAELHAEINRMAAVMRSLGVKRGDVVLLYLPMIPEALFAMLACARLGAIHSVVFGGFAAPNLAARIDDAKPVLIVTADAGARGGKVIDYTPLVDEALARATHKTPHVQLIDRQLAPERLNASYLVAYEPLREQFFDAHVSCEWLESNEPSYVLYTSGTTGKPKGVQRDVGGYAVALAASMEHIFQGKPGDTMFTASDVGWVVGHSYIVYAPLIAGLTTVMYEGTPIRPDGGIWWRLVEQHKINLMFTAPTALRVLKKQDPALLKKSDLSSLRALFLAGEPLDEPTATWIADALGKPVIDNYWQTETGWPMLAIPRGVEALPTKLGSPGVPSAGFNLTLRNELTGEPCPTGEKGVLTLEYPLPPGCMSTVWGDDTRFISTYWSSIPNQEVYSTFDWGIQDEDGYVTILGRTDDVINVAGHRLGTREIEEALSSHAAVAEVAVVGVTDALKGQAAMAFVVLRDAQAYADDKARAKLEAELTATVDRRLGAIARPARVVVVSMLPKTRSGKLLRRAIAALAEGREPGDLPTIEDPSALQQVREALGDSTKH from the coding sequence TTGTGCGGAAGTACGCACCGCTTTCTCGCCAAATCCAACAGCCGTACGACTCGCCAACCGCTCACTCACGCAGCAGAAGGATCGCCGCCGATGACCACCTACCGCGACTTCCACCGCCGTTCGATCGAGAACCCCGAAGACTTTTGGCGTGAACAGGCGCAGCGGATTCATTGGCAAACGCCGTTCGATGCGGTGCTCGACCGCTCGAATCCGCCGTTCGCGCGCTGGTTCGTCGGCGGCCGCACGAATCTTTGTCATAACGCGGTGGACCGGCATCTGGCCGAGCGCGCACAGCAGAACGCGCTGGTGTACGTGTCGACGGAAACCGGTATCGAGCGGCGCTACACCTACGCCGAGCTGCACGCGGAAATCAACCGCATGGCCGCGGTGATGCGCTCGCTAGGCGTGAAGCGCGGCGATGTGGTGCTGCTCTATCTGCCGATGATCCCCGAAGCGCTGTTCGCGATGCTCGCGTGCGCGCGGCTCGGCGCGATTCACTCGGTGGTGTTCGGCGGCTTCGCGGCGCCCAATCTGGCGGCGCGCATCGACGATGCGAAACCGGTGCTGATCGTGACTGCCGACGCCGGCGCACGCGGCGGCAAGGTGATCGACTACACGCCGCTGGTGGACGAGGCGCTTGCGCGTGCAACCCACAAGACGCCGCACGTGCAGCTGATCGACCGACAGCTCGCGCCCGAGCGCCTGAACGCAAGCTACCTCGTCGCCTACGAGCCGTTGCGCGAACAGTTTTTCGACGCGCATGTGTCATGCGAATGGCTCGAATCGAACGAGCCTTCGTATGTGCTGTACACCTCGGGCACCACCGGCAAGCCGAAGGGCGTCCAGCGCGACGTCGGTGGCTATGCGGTGGCGCTGGCGGCGTCGATGGAACACATCTTTCAGGGCAAGCCCGGCGACACGATGTTCACCGCGTCGGACGTGGGCTGGGTGGTCGGCCACAGCTACATCGTCTATGCACCGCTGATCGCGGGCCTCACGACGGTGATGTACGAAGGCACGCCGATTCGTCCGGACGGCGGCATCTGGTGGCGCCTCGTCGAACAGCACAAGATCAATCTGATGTTCACCGCGCCGACCGCGCTACGGGTGCTGAAAAAGCAGGATCCAGCGCTGCTGAAAAAATCCGATCTGTCGAGCCTGCGCGCACTGTTCCTGGCCGGCGAGCCGCTCGACGAACCAACCGCGACATGGATCGCCGATGCGCTCGGCAAACCTGTGATCGACAACTACTGGCAGACCGAAACCGGCTGGCCGATGCTGGCGATTCCACGCGGCGTCGAAGCGCTGCCCACCAAGCTCGGCTCGCCGGGCGTGCCGTCGGCCGGGTTCAATCTGACCTTGCGTAACGAACTGACGGGTGAGCCCTGCCCGACCGGCGAAAAAGGCGTGCTCACGCTGGAATATCCGCTGCCGCCGGGCTGCATGTCGACGGTGTGGGGCGACGACACGCGCTTCATCAGCACTTACTGGTCGAGCATTCCCAACCAGGAGGTCTACTCGACCTTCGACTGGGGCATTCAGGATGAAGACGGTTACGTGACGATCCTCGGCCGCACCGACGACGTGATCAACGTCGCCGGCCATCGGCTCGGCACGCGCGAAATCGAAGAAGCGTTATCGAGCCACGCGGCGGTCGCGGAAGTGGCCGTGGTCGGCGTGACCGATGCGCTGAAGGGTCAGGCGGCCATGGCCTTCGTCGTGCTGCGCGACGCGCAAGCCTACGCGGACGACAAGGCGCGCGCCAAGCTCGAAGCCGAACTCACCGCCACCGTCGATCGCCGGCTCGGCGCGATTGCGCGGCCGGCGCGTGTGGTGGTGGTATCGATGCTGCCGAAGACCCGCTCGGGCAAGCTGCTGCGCCGCGCGATTGCCGCGCTCGCGGAAGGACGCGAACCGGGCGATTTGCCGACGATCGAGGATCCGTCGGCGTTGCAGCAGGTGCGCGAGGCGTTGGGAGACTCAACGAAACACTAG